One genomic region from Aneurinibacillus sp. REN35 encodes:
- a CDS encoding MFS transporter: MENKKALPVLFAVMFLVMVGFGIIIPVLPFFAEQVGATPAQLGWLMAVYSLMQLLFAPMWGSISDRIGRKPVMLIGITGLSLSFFLFAFSDELWMLFAARILAGFLSSANMPTTMAYVADITTPEDRGKGMGIIGAAVGLGFIFGPAIGGIFSKNSLSTPFLIAGIVSAITVFFVLFVLKESLPKEKRIQSSSKTKESRWKAFSGPTSVLYVLQLFVSFSLAGLEATFAYFAFDRAGIGTTNLGYIFMIMGLAGAVVQGGLVGRLTKKFGEGAVIQMGLVVSAIGFGLILFTNSFTTAAIFLTIFGLGNGVIRPSVSALITKRTEVGQGSATGLLSSFDSLGRIAGPPIGGMLYSMQIGLPYVSGLIISALAFILYRLYVKREQKNTIAI, encoded by the coding sequence ATGGAGAATAAGAAAGCACTCCCTGTTTTATTTGCTGTAATGTTTCTTGTCATGGTAGGTTTTGGCATCATCATTCCGGTTCTTCCTTTCTTCGCTGAACAAGTGGGCGCTACGCCGGCGCAGCTTGGATGGCTAATGGCGGTATATTCGCTTATGCAGCTATTATTCGCTCCGATGTGGGGCAGTATCTCGGATCGGATCGGTCGCAAGCCCGTTATGCTAATTGGTATTACAGGACTTTCACTGTCCTTTTTCCTATTCGCATTCTCAGATGAGTTGTGGATGCTTTTTGCAGCCCGCATTCTTGCTGGGTTTCTTTCATCGGCCAATATGCCGACAACTATGGCGTATGTAGCCGACATTACAACCCCGGAAGATCGGGGAAAAGGAATGGGCATCATCGGCGCAGCTGTTGGACTTGGATTTATTTTTGGTCCGGCTATTGGCGGTATATTTTCCAAGAACAGCCTAAGTACACCTTTTCTTATTGCTGGGATCGTATCAGCGATTACAGTGTTCTTCGTCTTATTTGTTCTTAAGGAATCGCTGCCGAAAGAGAAGCGCATCCAATCTTCTAGCAAGACGAAGGAATCGCGCTGGAAAGCGTTCAGCGGTCCGACCTCTGTTCTGTATGTTCTGCAATTGTTTGTTTCCTTCTCACTTGCAGGCTTAGAAGCAACCTTCGCTTATTTTGCATTCGATCGGGCGGGGATTGGCACTACCAATCTTGGGTATATTTTTATGATTATGGGGCTTGCCGGAGCAGTAGTCCAGGGAGGACTCGTCGGCCGGCTAACCAAAAAATTCGGGGAAGGCGCAGTAATACAGATGGGGCTTGTCGTATCAGCCATTGGCTTTGGTCTCATTCTTTTTACAAATAGCTTTACGACGGCTGCGATTTTCCTGACGATCTTCGGCCTTGGAAATGGCGTCATCCGCCCAAGTGTATCGGCTCTGATAACGAAGCGGACAGAAGTCGGGCAGGGAAGCGCCACCGGGCTGTTGTCCTCGTTTGATTCATTGGGCCGTATCGCCGGACCTCCAATCGGCGGTATGCTTTATTCAATGCAGATAGGGCTGCCGTACGTATCAGGTCTTATCATCTCAGCGTTAGCCTTTATTCTGTATAGGCTGTATGTGAAACGAGAACAAAAAAATACTATAGCCATATGA
- the proC gene encoding pyrroline-5-carboxylate reductase, with the protein MLKDKTIIFIGAGSMAEAMIAGMVAQQKLIPQQITAVNRSNTDRRKNLAEQYGIRTAALEDAKIAEADVIVLAVKPKDAESVLEAIKADVHSKQLILSVLAGISSAYIAEILTAEQPVIRVMPNTSSTIGESATAIAKGQHAAAEHMALAEALLDSIGSVNRIEEEQMDVFTGIAGSGPAYIYYLVEQMEKAGQENGLDARLAREIAVQTIFGASRMLMETDESPEALRKKVTSPNGTTAAGLTALQENGGGAAIKAAIESAAARSRELSEEFEKLPVRS; encoded by the coding sequence ATGCTCAAAGACAAAACCATCATCTTTATCGGAGCGGGTTCGATGGCCGAGGCCATGATCGCCGGGATGGTGGCGCAGCAGAAGTTGATACCGCAACAGATTACAGCCGTCAATCGCAGCAACACAGACAGAAGGAAAAACCTCGCTGAGCAATATGGAATTCGTACGGCAGCGTTAGAAGATGCGAAGATCGCGGAAGCCGATGTTATCGTCCTGGCTGTCAAGCCGAAGGACGCGGAGAGTGTGCTTGAGGCAATCAAAGCGGACGTGCATTCTAAGCAATTGATCCTCTCGGTGCTCGCCGGCATCTCTTCAGCCTATATTGCTGAGATATTGACAGCTGAGCAGCCGGTAATCCGCGTGATGCCGAATACGTCAAGTACAATCGGTGAATCAGCTACAGCTATTGCGAAGGGCCAACATGCGGCGGCGGAACATATGGCGCTTGCTGAAGCGCTGCTTGATTCGATCGGTTCAGTAAACCGTATTGAAGAAGAACAGATGGATGTTTTTACAGGAATTGCAGGGAGCGGTCCAGCGTATATCTACTATCTTGTCGAACAGATGGAGAAAGCAGGGCAGGAGAACGGACTAGACGCCCGTCTTGCACGCGAGATTGCTGTGCAGACGATCTTCGGTGCAAGTCGAATGCTAATGGAGACCGATGAGTCCCCTGAAGCCTTGCGCAAAAAGGTGACATCGCCGAACGGCACGACTGCTGCGGGCCTTACCGCGCTTCAAGAAAATGGAGGCGGAGCAGCCATCAAGGCAGCTATTGAAAGTGCAGCAGCACGGTCGCGGGAACTCAGTGAAGAATTTGAGAAGCTTCCTGTTCGTTCGTAA
- the putP gene encoding sodium/proline symporter PutP, with amino-acid sequence MQVQVLISITVYMALMLFIGYWAYRRTSDLSDYMLGGRGLGPGVTALSAGASDMSGWMLMGLPGAMYATGLSSAWIAVGLLIGAYVNYLVVAPRLRTYTEVANDSITIPDFLENRFKDRTKIIRFTSAAVILVFFTLYCTAGMVSGGRLFESSFGLDYKIGLFVTAGVVVAYTLFGGFLAVSWTDFVQGCIMFIALILVPIVALTDVGGFQATFSEVRNIDPTLLDLFKGTSVIGVISFLAWGLGYFGQPHIIVRFMAITSVNELKPARRIGIGWMAVSILGAMFTGLVGIAYYSKNNMKLTDPETVFIQFSNILFHPLITGFLLAAILAAIMSTISSQLLVTSSAVTEDFYKAFFRRNATDKELVFIGRLSVLLIAVIAISLAFNASETILGLVGYAWAGFGSAFGPAILLSLYWKRMTKWGALAGMIVGAITVITWVQMDLSDTLYEMIPGFFSSLIAVIIVSLLTKEPKASVQDTFEEMEETMVEEMKNGTSANV; translated from the coding sequence TTGCAAGTACAAGTACTAATTTCAATTACAGTTTACATGGCTCTTATGCTCTTTATCGGGTACTGGGCATACCGCCGCACATCGGATTTATCCGATTACATGCTCGGTGGGCGCGGTTTAGGCCCTGGCGTTACCGCGCTTTCTGCCGGTGCTTCTGATATGAGTGGTTGGATGCTGATGGGACTTCCTGGCGCAATGTATGCGACAGGTTTATCAAGCGCATGGATCGCAGTAGGACTGCTTATCGGTGCGTATGTGAATTATCTTGTAGTCGCGCCACGTCTGCGTACGTATACCGAAGTGGCTAATGACTCCATTACAATTCCTGACTTTCTAGAAAATCGCTTCAAAGACCGTACGAAAATCATCCGTTTTACTTCCGCCGCTGTCATTCTTGTGTTCTTTACGCTTTACTGTACAGCAGGAATGGTATCCGGCGGACGCTTATTTGAAAGCTCATTCGGCCTTGATTATAAAATCGGCTTATTTGTCACAGCAGGCGTCGTTGTCGCTTATACACTATTTGGCGGCTTTCTCGCGGTAAGCTGGACAGACTTTGTGCAAGGGTGCATCATGTTTATCGCCCTCATTCTCGTTCCCATCGTTGCGCTTACAGACGTAGGCGGTTTCCAGGCGACGTTTAGCGAAGTTCGCAACATTGACCCAACATTGCTTGATTTATTCAAAGGAACATCCGTTATCGGCGTGATTTCGTTCCTCGCCTGGGGACTCGGCTACTTTGGACAACCTCATATTATTGTACGCTTTATGGCTATTACATCGGTCAATGAATTAAAGCCAGCTCGTCGGATTGGAATCGGCTGGATGGCTGTCTCGATTCTTGGCGCGATGTTCACCGGTCTGGTTGGTATCGCTTACTATTCAAAAAATAATATGAAATTGACTGATCCAGAGACAGTCTTTATCCAGTTCTCCAATATTCTGTTTCATCCGTTAATTACAGGATTTCTATTGGCGGCGATTCTCGCTGCGATTATGAGTACGATTTCTTCGCAGCTTTTGGTCACATCTAGCGCAGTTACAGAAGATTTCTATAAAGCGTTCTTCCGCCGCAACGCAACCGATAAAGAGCTTGTATTCATCGGACGACTCTCTGTCCTGCTTATTGCAGTCATTGCTATTTCACTTGCCTTCAATGCCAGTGAAACCATTCTTGGACTTGTCGGGTATGCATGGGCAGGCTTTGGTTCGGCATTTGGACCGGCCATTCTTCTAAGTCTGTATTGGAAGCGCATGACGAAATGGGGCGCACTTGCCGGTATGATTGTCGGTGCCATCACGGTTATTACATGGGTACAAATGGATCTGTCTGATACATTATATGAGATGATCCCCGGCTTCTTCAGCAGCCTAATCGCAGTCATTATCGTTAGCCTGCTGACCAAAGAACCGAAGGCTTCCGTACAAGATACATTTGAAGAGATGGAAGAAACCATGGTTGAAGAAATGAAAAACGGTACTTCCGCAAACGTATAA